TCAACTGAAGCATTCATCACCTTGTCATTTTCCATGGCGTAATATTTGAGTTCGCTATAATGGGTTGTGGCAAAGGTCATAACTTCTTTTTCTGTTAGATGGGAAAGAATTGAAATCGCAAGGGCCGCTCCCTCGATTGGGTCAGTTCCAGATCCAATTTCATCAAGTAAAACCAAGGAATTGTCTGTCACTTTTTCTAATATGTCTACAATATTGGTTAGGGATGCAGAAAATGTTGAAAGACTCATTTCAATTGACTGCTTATCACCTATATCTAAAAATACATCATCAAAAACATTTACTGTAGATCCCTCTTCTGCCGGAATAAAAAGGGCTGTTTGGGCCATCAAAGTAATTAAACCAACAGTTTTTAGGGAAACTGTCTTACCCCCTGTGTTTGGTCCTGTGATAATTAAGGTAGTATAATCTCCACCAATGGCAACATCTATCGGCACAACCTTGCCTGGTAGAAGTGGATGGATTGCGCCCTTAATATTTATAATTTTTTGATCATTGAGCTTTGGCAAAGAATAGTCGTTTTCAAGGCCAAATTTTGCCTTGGCTTGGAGAAAATCTATCCTTGAGATTATTTTTTGGTTTTCCAAAATCTCTACATCGAATTTTTCAGCAAACCTTGATAGCCTATCAAGAATTCTTCTAATTTCCGCTTCTTCTTTTAATTCTAAATCCTTGTATTGATTGTTAAGCTCAACTATGGCTGATGGTTCGATAAATAGGGTATTGCCTGAAGCCGACTTGTCGTGGACAATGCCGTTAATTACTGAACGCTTGTTGGTTTTTATCGGAACAACATACCTGCCGTCTCTTACAGAAACAACCTTGTCTTGGAGGGCATCCTCGTATTTTGAAGAAGTTACATAGGAATTTAGTTTATTTTTAATTTCCTCTTCCTTGCGTCTTAGGCTCCTTCTTATTGACAAAAGCTCTCTTGAAGCATTGTCTGCAATTTCTTCCTCATTTAAAATCGATCTGTCTATTTCATCCTTGAGAAATTCATTGGTTGAAACCCTATCAAAAAGGTCTGAAATATAAGGGTCTTCGATATTTTTGCTATATTCTTTTAAATATTCTGAAACTCTCAAAAGGCTTAAAATTTTCAAAAGGTCAACTGGGTCGAGAATCCCATTTCTCTTGATATAGCCAACTATTTCTGTAAAATCATAAAGGCCAAAAATGTCAATATTCCCATTTCTGGCAATTACCTTTGCCATGGCACCAGTTTTTTCAAGCTCATCTTCTAGATAATCCATATCTGTGGATGGTCTTAAATCTAAGATTTGTTTTTTGACCAGGCCTGAGCGTGCCATTGCCGAAAGCTTTTCTAATATTTTTTCGTATTCTAAAACTTCTAGGCTTTTTGCCTGCATTAAATAACTCCTCTTTCGTAATTTAGCTTGTCTTTATAAGATTTATTTTGATAGACCCTTAAGTCCTCATCAGAAAAAACTGAAATTAATCTTGAAAGACCGCCATCAAATAAGTTCTCATCAAATCCCGCAGGATTAAATGGATATATTTTTGTGAGCAAATCCCTTCTTACAAGTTTCATCCTATCTCCATTAATAGATACAAATTCGCTATCCCTAAATTTGCAAGTCTCACAGCCCCTTAGACCACATTTTTTTATGGTTGAAAATGGGCAATGTACCATATTCATTAGTTCAATTCTGCCAAAAGATAAGGCTTCCACTTGGTATCTTTGGGCATTTTTATTTATATTTGTAAGGGTATTTTCAACTGAAGACTCGATTTTTTCTGCAAAATCCGAATAAAAATCAAAGGCATAGGAATTTATAACGTTTAAATACCTGCCAATCCTTATTTTTATGCCCGCTTCTTTGAAATCCTCAATAAAATCCAAATCCCTGTAATTATTAAAAATCACACCCTCGATGGAATTAGCCATTATATATGAAATCAAGTCATCAATTTCATAGTCCATATGACTGTCAAGATTTAAATACAAAGAAAAATCCTTATATTTTGGGTCGTATGATTTTATGTAGACCTTATCAAATTCTTTAAGAAGACTTGGATTTATATCCTTTGTCATAAGTTCAATATTTTTTTCAGGATTTTTCGTGCTTGGGTCTTCAAGTTTTGGTTTTACTATTTTTATCGCTTGTCTTTTGTATTTTCCTGCAATTTTTTCTTTTAAAAGTTCAATCGCATCTCGCCTTAATTGATTTATGTCTTTTTTTCTTAGGAAAATTCCTTGATCTATTTTGATTTCAATATCAAGAGCTTTAAAGATTTCATCCTTGAACCTATCAAGATTATCTCTGATGCTTGCTTCATCCAGAGAAATATTTTGAGCAGACTCAATTTGATTTTCGCCGAAGGCAACAACTTCCAAATCTCTATAAGATATTTTAAGTCGAGGTTTTTGGCCAAGTTTTCCTTCAAAATAAAGGCTAACCGGCAAATTTTGATACGACTTAAGTCCCTCTTCCAGATCATCTTTGATATTTTCTGCATTTAGCATTAAAATATCAGAATTTAACTTGGCATCCTTGTACTTATCAAGGAAAATTACCTGACCTTTCTTGTAATCTTCTGTCAAAGTCAGAGGTAATTTCTTATCCCTATCTGTTGTAACTTGGAGATTATCTCCCTTGTGAAGGTCTGAATTAGCAATAAAAGCTTTTTTGTTTTTTATTAAGTCAACAATTCCTACAGACCTGTGCTTAATATCCCCTTCTTTAAGGATATAGTCACGTCTTTGGTCGAAAATGAAACCTTTTGTATAACCCCTGTTTGAAATATCTCTTAGTTTTTCGCTATCATAATACTTGCCATTTACCTTTTTCTTATAGGCTAGGACTGAGTTATAGACATATTCAGGACTCTTCATCCTGCCTTCGATTTTAAGGCAATCAATACCGAGCTCCAACAAGGAGTCGAGATTGTCAATGACATTTAGGTCTTTCATATTTAGGTAATAATCATCGCCGTAAACTTTTCCATTATTTATAAGTTGATATTTTTGCCTGCAAGGTCCAGCGCACCTGCCCCTGTTGGCAGACCTCTGTCCAAAGTAGGAACTCATAAGGCATTCGCCCGAATAGGAAACGCAAAGTGACCCATGGACAAAAACTTCCTTTTCACAAGGAAGTTTGGCTATTTTTCTGATTTCTTCTATTGGTGTCTCACGGGCAATTACAATTCTTTTAAAACCCAAATCCATTAGAGCCTTGGCTCCGTGATAGTCTCTTACTGCCATTTGAGTTGAAGCGTGAAAATCAAGACCTGGCATTTGGTCCTTGATAATCGAATAAAAACCAATATCCTGGATCAAAATCCCATCAACTCCATATTGATAGAGTTTTTCTATATAGGAAATAGCCTTATCAATTTCAGAATCTTTGATAAGGGTGTTCATGGTTATGAAAACTTTCCTATCGAAATAATGGATATAGTCTATGACTTCTTCAATATTATCTATGGTGAAATTTTCCGCATAGGCTCTAGCGCCGAAATCGTCAAGGGCCAGATAGAAAGCATCTGCCCCTGCTGCGATTCCTGCATAAAGCATATCCATATTGCCAACAGGTGCAAGGATTTCAGTATTAATCATCAATTTTTCCCTTCAAAATTTCATTTTCCTTGGTAAGGTCCATGGCTTG
This genomic window from Anaerococcus murdochii contains:
- a CDS encoding endonuclease MutS2 — its product is MQAKSLEVLEYEKILEKLSAMARSGLVKKQILDLRPSTDMDYLEDELEKTGAMAKVIARNGNIDIFGLYDFTEIVGYIKRNGILDPVDLLKILSLLRVSEYLKEYSKNIEDPYISDLFDRVSTNEFLKDEIDRSILNEEEIADNASRELLSIRRSLRRKEEEIKNKLNSYVTSSKYEDALQDKVVSVRDGRYVVPIKTNKRSVINGIVHDKSASGNTLFIEPSAIVELNNQYKDLELKEEAEIRRILDRLSRFAEKFDVEILENQKIISRIDFLQAKAKFGLENDYSLPKLNDQKIINIKGAIHPLLPGKVVPIDVAIGGDYTTLIITGPNTGGKTVSLKTVGLITLMAQTALFIPAEEGSTVNVFDDVFLDIGDKQSIEMSLSTFSASLTNIVDILEKVTDNSLVLLDEIGSGTDPIEGAALAISILSHLTEKEVMTFATTHYSELKYYAMENDKVMNASVEFNVNTLSPTYKLEIGTPGKSNAFEISKRLGLSDEILSKAKSLIGEDTKNFNKILEQIEDDKYQMEAKNKEIEAYRREIQSIKDKLRNKSKEIDEIKEEIIKQAEEKANQILDKANKESQAMLKEAKRSKNANTSDIDRSLNKIRNKYKDSYIEREEDKFGQKRSKDAPEELKIGDMVIISGLNEKAEVIEAPDAKGNIKVQMGILKMDSNIKNVKKIEGENQTEKNIKKVYSVKKAMNISASLDLRGQRYDEAMRNLDKYLDDAMLAGLDQAKIIHGKGTGALIKGVSENLKTDKRIKSYRFGDDEEGGYGVTIVKFA
- a CDS encoding peptidase U32 family protein — encoded protein: MINTEILAPVGNMDMLYAGIAAGADAFYLALDDFGARAYAENFTIDNIEEVIDYIHYFDRKVFITMNTLIKDSEIDKAISYIEKLYQYGVDGILIQDIGFYSIIKDQMPGLDFHASTQMAVRDYHGAKALMDLGFKRIVIARETPIEEIRKIAKLPCEKEVFVHGSLCVSYSGECLMSSYFGQRSANRGRCAGPCRQKYQLINNGKVYGDDYYLNMKDLNVIDNLDSLLELGIDCLKIEGRMKSPEYVYNSVLAYKKKVNGKYYDSEKLRDISNRGYTKGFIFDQRRDYILKEGDIKHRSVGIVDLIKNKKAFIANSDLHKGDNLQVTTDRDKKLPLTLTEDYKKGQVIFLDKYKDAKLNSDILMLNAENIKDDLEEGLKSYQNLPVSLYFEGKLGQKPRLKISYRDLEVVAFGENQIESAQNISLDEASIRDNLDRFKDEIFKALDIEIKIDQGIFLRKKDINQLRRDAIELLKEKIAGKYKRQAIKIVKPKLEDPSTKNPEKNIELMTKDINPSLLKEFDKVYIKSYDPKYKDFSLYLNLDSHMDYEIDDLISYIMANSIEGVIFNNYRDLDFIEDFKEAGIKIRIGRYLNVINSYAFDFYSDFAEKIESSVENTLTNINKNAQRYQVEALSFGRIELMNMVHCPFSTIKKCGLRGCETCKFRDSEFVSINGDRMKLVRRDLLTKIYPFNPAGFDENLFDGGLSRLISVFSDEDLRVYQNKSYKDKLNYERGVI